A genomic stretch from Canis lupus familiaris isolate Mischka breed German Shepherd chromosome 17, alternate assembly UU_Cfam_GSD_1.0, whole genome shotgun sequence includes:
- the GPATCH11 gene encoding G patch domain-containing protein 11 yields the protein MKLNMAEEEDYMSDSFINVQQDIRPGLPMLRQIREARRKEEKQQEANLKNRQKSLKEEEQERRDIGLKNALGCENKGFALLQKMGYKSGQALGKSGDGIVEPIPLNVKTGKSGLGHEALLKRKAEEKLESYRRKIHMKNQAEETAAEQFRLRLKHKQDEVKLEGDLRRSQRACQQLDTQKNIQVPREAWYWLGLEEETDEEEEKEQDEDDYKNEDLSILEKLQILTGYLREEHLYCIWCGTAYEDKEDLSSNCPGPTAADHD from the exons ATGAAGTTGAACATGGCAGAAGAAGAGGACTATATGTCTGATTCCTTCATTAATGTCCA ACAAGACATTAGACCAGGATTGCCAATGCTAAGGCAGATCCGAGAAGCCCGTcggaaagaagaaaagcaacaggaagctaatttgaaaaataggcagaagagtttaaaagaagaagaacaagaaagacGTGACATTGGGTTGAAGAATGCACTAGGCTGTGAAAACAAAGGATTTGCCTTGCTGCAAAAGATGGGATATAAAAGCGGTCAGGCCCTTGGCAAGAGTG GAGATGGTATTGTTGAGCCAATCCCCCTTAACGTCAAAACag GAAAAAGCGGCCTTGGTCATGAGGCATTACTGAAACGGAAAGCAGAGGAAAAACTAGAAAGTTATAGGAGAAAGATTCACATGAAAAACCAAGCTGAAGAAACAGCTGCAGAGCAGTTTCG ACTGCGACTTAAACATAAGCAAGATGAAGTGAAGCTGGAAGGGGACCTGAGAAGAAGCCAGCGAGCCTGCCAGCAGTTGGATACACAGAAG AACATTCAGGTTCCTAGGGAAGCATGGTACTGGTTGGGGCTCGAAGAGGAGACTGacgaagaggaggaaaaagagcaaGATGAAGATGActataaaaatgaagacttaaGT ATActggaaaaattacaaatactgaCTGGTTATTTAAGAGAAGAACATCTGTATTGTATTTGGTGTGGAACAGCCTATGAAG ATAAAGAAGACCTCTCTTCAAATTGCCCAGGACCAACTGCCGCAGATCACGACTAA